A window of the Haloarcula rubripromontorii genome harbors these coding sequences:
- the rpl3p gene encoding 50S ribosomal protein L3 → MPQPSRPRKGSMGFGPRKRSTSETPRFNSWPSDDGQPGVQGFAGYKAGMTHVVLVNDEPNSPREGMEETVPVTVIETPPMRAVALRAYEDTPYGQRPLTEVWTDEFHSELDRTLDVPEDHDPDAAEEQIRDAHEAGDLGDLRLITHTVPDAVPSVPKKKPDVMETRVGGGSVSDRLDYALDLVEDGGEHAMNDIFRAGEYADVAGVTKGKGTQGPVKRWGVQKRKGKHARQGWRRRIGNLGPWNPSRVRSTVPQQGQTGYHQRTELNKRLIDIGEGDEPTVDGGFVNYGEVDGSYTLVKGSVPGPDKRLVRFRPAVRPNDQPRLDPEVRYVSNESNQG, encoded by the coding sequence ATGCCACAACCAAGCAGACCACGCAAAGGCTCAATGGGCTTTGGCCCGCGCAAGCGCTCGACGAGCGAGACACCTCGCTTCAACAGCTGGCCGTCCGACGACGGACAGCCGGGCGTCCAGGGGTTCGCCGGCTACAAGGCAGGCATGACTCACGTCGTGCTTGTCAACGACGAACCCAACTCCCCCCGCGAGGGGATGGAGGAGACTGTCCCCGTGACAGTCATCGAGACGCCGCCGATGCGCGCCGTCGCCCTGCGAGCGTACGAAGACACGCCGTACGGTCAGCGTCCGCTGACGGAAGTCTGGACCGACGAGTTCCACTCGGAACTCGACCGGACCCTGGACGTTCCGGAGGACCACGACCCGGACGCTGCTGAGGAACAGATACGCGACGCTCACGAGGCCGGTGACCTCGGGGACCTGCGACTCATTACGCACACCGTCCCCGACGCCGTCCCGAGCGTCCCGAAGAAAAAGCCCGACGTGATGGAGACTCGCGTCGGCGGTGGGTCCGTTTCGGACCGCCTCGACTACGCCCTCGACCTCGTCGAGGACGGTGGCGAACACGCCATGAACGACATCTTCCGCGCCGGCGAGTACGCCGACGTGGCCGGTGTCACGAAAGGCAAGGGGACGCAGGGTCCCGTCAAGCGGTGGGGCGTCCAGAAGCGGAAAGGCAAACACGCCCGTCAGGGATGGCGTCGACGGATCGGCAACCTCGGTCCGTGGAACCCGTCCCGCGTGCGCTCGACGGTCCCCCAGCAGGGGCAGACCGGCTACCACCAGCGCACCGAGCTCAACAAGCGCCTCATCGACATCGGCGAGGGCGACGAACCCACCGTTGATGGCGGCTTCGTCAACTACGGCGAGGTCGATGGGTCGTACACGCTCGTGAAGGGCTCCGTGCCCGGTCCGGACAAGCGCCTGGTGCGCTTCCGGCCCGCAGTGCGTCCGAACGACCAGCCGCGCCTCGACCCCGAGGTGCGCTACGTCTCCAACGAATCGAACCAGGGATAA
- the rpl4p gene encoding 50S ribosomal protein L4, with protein MQATIYDLDGNTDGEVNLPDVFETPVRSDLIGKAVRAAQANRKQDYGSDEYAGLRTPAESFGSGRGQAHVPKQDGRARRVPQAVKGRRAHPPKAEKDRSLDLNDKERQLAVRSALAATADADLVADRGHEFDRDEVPVVVSDDFEDLVKTQEVVSLLEALDVHADIDRADETKIKAGQGSARGRKYRRPASILFVTSDEPSTAARNLAGADVATASEVNTEDLAPGGAPGRLTIFTESALAEVAER; from the coding sequence ATGCAGGCAACAATCTACGACCTGGACGGCAACACAGACGGCGAGGTCAACCTGCCGGACGTCTTCGAGACGCCGGTTCGGTCCGACCTCATCGGCAAAGCTGTACGTGCCGCACAGGCCAACCGAAAGCAGGACTACGGGTCCGACGAGTACGCCGGCCTCCGAACGCCGGCCGAGTCCTTCGGTAGCGGCCGCGGGCAGGCACACGTCCCGAAGCAGGACGGCCGTGCCCGCCGCGTCCCGCAGGCGGTCAAGGGCCGACGCGCCCACCCGCCGAAAGCCGAGAAGGACCGCTCGCTCGACCTCAACGACAAGGAACGGCAGCTGGCCGTTCGCTCGGCGCTGGCCGCGACGGCCGACGCCGACCTCGTCGCCGACCGCGGCCACGAGTTCGACCGTGACGAAGTCCCCGTCGTCGTCTCTGATGACTTCGAGGACCTCGTCAAGACGCAGGAAGTCGTCTCGCTGCTGGAGGCGCTCGATGTCCACGCGGACATCGACCGCGCCGACGAGACGAAAATCAAGGCTGGACAGGGGTCGGCCCGCGGACGGAAGTACCGTCGTCCCGCCTCGATTCTCTTCGTGACCAGCGACGAGCCGTCGACGGCCGCCCGCAACCTCGCGGGGGCCGACGTGGCGACCGCCAGCGAGGTCAACACCGAAGACCTCGCGCCCGGCGGCGCACCCGGTCGACTCACAATCTTCACCGAATCCGCACTCGCGGAGGTGGCCGAGCGATGA
- a CDS encoding 50S ribosomal protein L23: MSWDVIKHPHVTEKAMNDMDFQNKLQFAVDDRASKGEVADAVEEQYDVTVEQVNTQNTMDGEKKAVVRLSEDDDAQEVASRIGVF; the protein is encoded by the coding sequence ATGAGCTGGGATGTCATCAAACACCCACACGTCACTGAGAAGGCCATGAACGACATGGACTTCCAGAACAAGCTCCAGTTCGCCGTCGACGACCGCGCCTCCAAGGGCGAGGTCGCCGACGCCGTCGAGGAGCAGTACGACGTGACGGTCGAACAGGTCAACACGCAGAACACGATGGACGGCGAGAAGAAGGCCGTCGTTCGTCTCTCCGAGGACGACGACGCGCAGGAAGTCGCCTCCAGAATTGGGGTGTTCTAA